tagatgtGAGGCTATtcgggcgttacaaactccctcTATTTAAATCCTGACGTTCTCATCAGGTCTAAATCAGATCACAGATGCAAATCAGAATTATCAGGCTATGAGATTCTAGAGATGGCACCTACAAAATCTGTTGGTGTAACACTTTGCCACTTAGCTCTTACACTTTCGACTAGTATTCGACTCTGATATCAAttataacgacccgacccgctaacaataataacttgttgggcccataCTACCggccaaaatacttaagtccagttattattattagcgtgtaggcttcatatattttaatgagaattattttttcatccgatATGGGACTGTTGGGGCGTTACATAACTAATCCCCGATATCCTATTAATAGACAAGCTCTTTTCTGAGGGAATATTTTCTCAGAAAGAAGAAAATGTAAGTGGCATTAAGGACTTTTCGATTTTGCAACAGCAGTTGTAGAGCGTTTAGGATGAAACTCTGCTAGAAGTTATTCTCCAAAATATAGCATCATGATTAGAAGATAAAATATGGCGGAATTTATTATCATAGGATGGAAAAAGCTAGAACTCTCCAAAAATAGATGAATTTTGAATCAGTCACATtacagtaaaaatataaagaattcGGGAAGAAAATAACTAGCACAAAAATCGAATGCTGAAATCTAtgagaaaataatgaaaaaaattctagaaatttaaaaactatcAAGATACCTCCAAACAACTCTACTCTATGAAGTAAGATGAGGAGTACGTCTCCcctactttcgaaagtacataAGCCTTCgtgcttataagttattttcgataatggaatAGCCAATTCGACGACAGCTTCATTAGGCATGATCTACGATTTTAGAACTATTTGataaccaaatttcataattttttgacatcatttactaaatgatcaaaggatctcaaaaataactattataATGGCTGATGTGGCACATTTGCAAGTTCCATGGTGTAGAACAATTGAAATTAtgtgaaactttaataaaaatttctatttaataTCAAGAGCGAGAtggatatttttgatttaaaatttaagtcttttatcaccattttttataaaatttttaattccgaccgttcattttgaggccactcgttcactagacaaataaaGTCAAAAGCTCATaaaaattaggtttctagagagtTTCTACACTGTAGATCATCTCTAATGGAATCAGATGTcctataatcgaaaacaacttacaaatacGGATGCCtcggtactttcgaaagcatcgGAGCCTAGCTCATAAGATAGTCTTATTAGTTCACTAATAGTGGTATACActagagaaaaacaaaactatGACAAAAAGTGAAACTGTTAGTGTAGATTGTAATAATGAATGTGACAAAATAActtaaagaataaaattaaaattaattgaatagTTATGTCTCTTTGGTACATTAGTTATTCTTATGAAAAAGATATCTTTTCATCTAACGCAAAGATATGTATCTCGTTACGAAGAGCACGCTTCGTCACAAAGAGATAAACCCTTTGTGAAAGAATGTCTTTTCATTTGTGAAGAGATATGTCTTTTCATTATTCGTGGAAGAATGTGTCCTTTTGtgaaaaatataactttaaaaattatatatcttcATCGTAACCATTTATCTCCTAAAAATAGGGGGTGTTTGCAGGCTTCAAGGgcgatataattaattatttcttctTCCTAATTTTCATACTGATTCTTAAGAGAGAAGTTTTTGAGAAGAAGTCCTCAAAAATGCTGTTAGCAATCTTTCAGCGATTTTGATGTATCCTGGAGGTGATTTGCTGGCAACTCGACAGCATACATTCAAGTGGGGGCAGATATCACTTTAAAGAAAGTGAACTTACATACCTTGAGAccataatttatttgatttccaTTCATATTCCCTAACAATTTTAAGGTGATATTTTAATGGGGACAAACACTAAGATGACTTTCAATATGATAAATCAAGACTATATGAAACTGAACTAATTCAATGGGACCAACTTCACTAGATTGAAAGATAAGATGGTGTTCTTACTTACTGCATTGAAGACAACCTATATCCTCGTCCCCAATTTGCCAAATTTTCTACAGTTGCCACTATAGATACGAGTGAAGTGAAGGCGGGCGGCACGTAAGAAACGCAAAGAGGATGAACTATCATGCAAAGGACATATTCTCAATATTTTTTCAGATAATTTATATGACTTATTTGTATTGTTCCAATCACCAAGAGATATATGGAATCTCCAAAAGCAAGATATAATATTGAGAAGCAAGGCACaaataagtttttaattatgaagtattttgaatttattacGGTAGAAAACTTATATGTAATGCAACAAATACATgagttataaattttagtttctaagCTTAAAGAGTTAAAGATTTCTCTTCTAGAATCTTTTCAAATGGGGGCTATTATTGAAAAATTGCCTCGTAATTAGAATGATTATAGAAAGAAACTTTTACACACTACAGAAGATTTTACTTTAGAGCAAATTCAAAAACACTTGAGAATTGAGGAGGAAACTCAGAACTGCTACCAGAAAAATTATGTTCAACATAACTTTAAAGTGAATCAAGTAGATGAAAATACGAATCaaaagttttttataaaaaaaagagaaaagagaaaattttctgAATCAAATAActccaataaaataaaaaaagataggaTTTATTATCACTGTGGGAAAAAGGATCATTATAAAAGAGAGTGTAGATACATAAAGAAATTTAAGAAGGAAAACCCTAATAAGGCCGACACGATTGAACAACAAACTATCAAATTTATTGCAATGATTTTTGACATGCATATAAGCATGGTTACCGAACTTCACATGGTAGCAACAAATAAGTCGCTGGATTGGTGGTATGATTTAGGTGCTACTATTCATGTCTGCAACAACAAATCTCAATTTAAAGTTTATGAAAAGGCAACAGATAGTCAAGAAATGTTGATGGGAAATTATAGTGCCTCAAAAGTTCTAGAAAAGGCCAGCGTTGAGCTTTTCTTCACTTCTGAAAAGAAACTCTTACTTATCAATGTATGTCatgtcttcgtgataggcacgGTTTGATTCGACTACATTGCCATCTTTGTGATAGGTATTGCTTGAACCattcgccatcttcgtgataggcacgGTTCGACTCGATCAattcgccgtcttcgtgatagacaCTATTCGAACCATatgccatcttcgtgataggcacgGTTCGATTCAATCGCATTGTCATTTTCGTGATAGGCATATATTTGATCAAATtgtcatcttcgtgataggtgtAACTCAAAAATCAAACCTCATGTTTGGGACGGATTGTCTAAGCGATAGTGTAAGACAAAACGGTTTATAAATTTGGCCCACACCGAACCatattaattcaaatcaaacccgacattaaaaaaaaaaaaaaaaggaaaaagaacgGTTTGGGATTAATTACTTTAATTGAGCCCAATCTATAATTTACTTATGGGcttaataaacaaaatttcatatgcAGTCCACCAATAAAACTAAATCCAATTCAGCCCAAAACCTGAATCCAGCCCATATGCAAGTGCACGGGCCCTGAATCCAGCCCGTATGCAAATGCAGGCCCAGTCTACTCACGGGCCCTGAATCCAATCCgtatcatagttagttaatttggattcggcCAAAATTCGATActtataattcggataaaattcgtcttctaatttttaaattcgttgaaaaatacggctaaaaaacggattcatcaattattcggatacgtgatttatatggatattatacgtttaccaattaaaaattcgggataaaaaattcggctattaaattaaattttttttctctagatttatgctattagcataaatattcatatcttttaaaaatataagaataaatagctacaaaattaagctaattaagtaaaattttttttttNttttttttttttttttttttttttttctgtattttactGTTTTGGGCCAGCCGGCCCGCGAGTGCATGCGGGAGCGTGTGGGAGCGCAGGCAGGCGCGGGCAGGCGCGGGCGGTGCGGGTGCGACCCGTTTTTTTTGGCCGAATAATTCGGCTCGCCGTATAATACGCGATCACGtatttttagtcaaaaaatcccctttttttccgaatttttggaaaaaatacgaattcggccgtttaattcgtttttgcaaaaattcacgaataattcgcgaattaactaacatagaTTCGTATACAATACAGCTCCGGTCTACTCACAGGCTATGGCAGTCAAAACACTTCAGATACCTCTAATGACTTCAACTATCTGCTAAGCAACTCCAATTATATAAACAAGGCTAATCAGAAAACTAAACTAGGCAACTTAGTTGACTCCATGCTCCCGCATCAGGGTACGTATTTGCATGACTTAGTTTGTTCCCTGCCCCTGTAACACTGACGTAACATCGCAACATGAACTTCTCTAGAACAGTATGTGACAACAATCTATTGATCATGTTTCtcattacaagaaaaaaaaaagaaaaaaaagaagtgattGATCCGATTACACACATACAATAACAACAATAGAAATCTTAAatctctttttaatttattattaactgTTTGTTTTCTCCGTAAAACATGTATATTCTTGTTTATCAAACAGCTACTCATGCTATAGTTAGCATGAATCAGGAAGCACACTCACTCGCCTTTCCATGAAGAAAGAGGAGGGGTCTCCGAATCCCTCCATGTTTTCCAAATGCTAGGATACCGATCACCCTCGACAAGATTAGCCAAGGCATAGGATTCGAGCTCCGCCATCTCCTCTAGAGTGAGCTTAATCGACAGAGCTTTGATATTCTGGTTGAAGTTCTCGATCTTGGTGGTGCCCGGTATAGGGCATACGTCGCTCCCCTGATGGTGAACCCAGGCGAGCGCCAGCTGCGACGGGGTGCATCCTTTCCTTGTAGCCATTGCATTGACACGCTCGAATATGACTTTATTCTTCTCGACATTTTCAGGATGAAATCTAGGCATTCCCTGTAAGAAGCAAGTTAGTCTACGGCTTATTCATAACGTACACTCGAGTATATAATTTTAGAAGCAAAGTTCCAAACTACACCACAAGATGGCATATGTCACTAGTTTCAATTAAAGTTCATGATGAGTTATTGAATTTGTAGATGGAGAAAAGTTATTGCATGGGTCAGGTGTACAAACCCCGAGCATCTCGCTTACGTTAGTTTGCGTCTAAGTTATTGCTACAAGGATCAACTAGTCTTAATTAGATTAGATCAGCAACAATTCCAACCAATTgggatagatatatatatatatatatttgttgggCTGATTTACTATAGCTGTGTCAGCCCCTAAATCTCACTACAATTTCAGAATAGTTCTGGATCTAACTATAATCAGAATGTAATTTTCTCATCACAGCTCTGATTTTGGTGTGTAAGGTGCCAAAGGCGCGGATTGGCATGTCGAGTTTGATTATTGTGGTCCAGTGAACAACAGAAGCCTctaagaataataaaatcagAAGAAAGagtattttctaaaaatatttatgagAATTGTATTGTTGCTGCTCTTTCTAGGATACGATAAGTGACCCGGACACAGTACAAGAACCATAATCGTGAGCAATCTATAGTGAGATTAGTTGTTCGTGTTGTTGACTAAGATATGCAATCCCGTTAATACTGTGATACTTGACTTTATGTTGAGCATGCTTTGCTATCGTCTATACCACCTAAATAAATTTCTCGAGACAGAATATCTGTCTAGATTTTCTTGAGCAGAATGCATGAGTATGGTAATCCCACTGATCACACTTTGCTACCTGATGGTGGACGCTTCTGAAAATCTTCTAGCTTATGTTTGAAATCGACCAGACAAAGGCACAGACAAGTCCAGTAAATCTAAAGAATAAAAGAACTCCGCTCAGTTTTAGGCAATATTAGATGTCTCCTGAAGTTCTGATACGATAAATGCCATCACTACATTATACGATATCTTGCTATGAATGTATAATTCAGTTTGACATGCCGTATTCCCATTCCGTTGTGATTACTACTCTTTCTGTAGCCGTACTTTGTTTCCTGCAGCTGTTATATAAAATTTCCAATTCTTTACAGCTACTTTGTTTCAGTTTAGTGTGCACCTATTGATTAGTCCTCATGAATACTCATACCTATTATTACATCATTATAGATATATAATGGATAGTTGCATAAATAGTATGTACTTTTTGACttgaaagtttgaaatttgcCATTGGATATGGCAATGCAacttgaaaattaattaagtttaagTAGGTTAACTTCACTTAGCAAATTAGAAGTATATTCATACAGCTTTTGTATTTTGTACGCCATACACGTATCAGGAACTAGCCTTCTGTGCAAGAGGCAGATCTGTGTCAACCCCTGAGTGTGCTTCTAGGTTGTTGGACTTGACAACATCAGTCACTACTTAACAGACATGTTTTAATGCACGCTTGTCAATATTCGCAGAAATCAATGGAGTACGCAGCATTTTTCACACAtagaaatatataagatataagaaATATGATCCAATTTCAGTAAGAAATATGCACCTTTCGAGCGTCTTGCTCTGATAGATTTTCAACCATATTCGACCCACCAGAAAGAAAGCCTCTACCGAGTGGACTGTATGCAACTATTCCAATTCCGAGTTCTCTGAAGATAAGGTAAGAAATGATA
This DNA window, taken from Ananas comosus cultivar F153 linkage group 21, ASM154086v1, whole genome shotgun sequence, encodes the following:
- the LOC109726470 gene encoding probable aldo-keto reductase 2 isoform X3; translated protein: MSVSQNALQDGVRQKVQLATKFGIRVSDGEINFCGDPAYVRAACEASLKRLSVDCIDLYYQHRIDTRVPIEVTMGELKKLVEEGKIKYVGLSEASASTIRRAHAVHPITAVQLEWSLWTRDAEEEIIPTCRELGIGIVAYSPLGRGFLSGGSNMVENLSEQDARKGMPRFHPENVEKNKVIFERVNAMATRKGCTPSQLALAWVHHQGSDVCPIPGTTKIENFNQNIKALSIKLTLEEMAELESYALANLVEGDRYPSIWKTWRDSETPPLSSWKGE
- the LOC109726470 gene encoding probable aldo-keto reductase 3 isoform X4 — translated: MAAAAVRRMRLGSQGLEVSAQGLGCMGMSAFYGPPKPEADMVALIRHAVRSGVTFLDTSDFYGPFTNEILLAKMGELKKLVEEGKIKYVGLSEASASTIRRAHAVHPITAVQLEWSLWTRDAEEEIIPTCRELGIGIVAYSPLGRGFLSGGSNMVENLSEQDARKGMPRFHPENVEKNKVIFERVNAMATRKGCTPSQLALAWVHHQGSDVCPIPGTTKIENFNQNIKALSIKLTLEEMAELESYALANLVEGDRYPSIWKTWRDSETPPLSSWKGE
- the LOC109726470 gene encoding probable aldo-keto reductase 2 isoform X2; the encoded protein is MVSEQITLPTPSLALQDGVRQKVQLATKFGIRVSDGEINFCGDPAYVRAACEASLKRLSVDCIDLYYQHRIDTRVPIEVTMGELKKLVEEGKIKYVGLSEASASTIRRAHAVHPITAVQLEWSLWTRDAEEEIIPTCRELGIGIVAYSPLGRGFLSGGSNMVENLSEQDARKGMPRFHPENVEKNKVIFERVNAMATRKGCTPSQLALAWVHHQGSDVCPIPGTTKIENFNQNIKALSIKLTLEEMAELESYALANLVEGDRYPSIWKTWRDSETPPLSSWKGE